A genome region from Dolichospermum compactum NIES-806 includes the following:
- a CDS encoding DUF6761 family protein, whose translation MLQDTQTIRYYQRLTDAFVELWNRGYRMDDMRMYLDGYLAALRHSNIIEPYWIHRLEEEASRYLHDVSNFAMVQPEPEKQHGYY comes from the coding sequence ATGCTCCAGGACACACAAACCATCCGCTACTACCAAAGACTTACCGACGCCTTCGTCGAATTATGGAATCGCGGTTATCGTATGGATGATATGCGGATGTATTTGGATGGATACCTAGCCGCACTTCGACATAGTAACATCATTGAACCATATTGGATTCATCGCTTAGAAGAGGAAGCCAGCCGTTATTTGCATGATGTATCTAACTTTGCAATGGTTCAACCAGAACCCGAAAAACAACATGGCTACTATTAA
- a CDS encoding ABC transporter ATP-binding protein, which yields MLRLESVNFYRRLQHQHQYPILQDISFRVSPGDRLVIVGESGAGKTSLLRLINRLSETTSGRIYLQNQEYRQIPVIQLRQQVMLVQQESKLLGMTVGEALAYPLVLRGLPKQKIQEKVSYWQEQLQIPEQWLGRTEVQLAAGQRQLIAIARALVTEPQILLLDEPTSALDTPTSTHLMNVITHLNQPPSSAILMVNRQIDLAQAFCTHLLHLQQGQLVVNQPAAEIDWNNLATSLIQAETQALAEWT from the coding sequence ATGCTGAGGCTAGAATCTGTTAATTTTTATCGGCGGTTACAACATCAGCATCAATACCCAATTTTACAGGATATTTCCTTTAGGGTATCACCGGGCGATCGCTTAGTTATAGTTGGTGAATCTGGTGCTGGGAAAACTTCTTTATTACGCCTCATTAACCGCTTAAGTGAAACCACTAGCGGCAGAATTTATCTTCAAAATCAAGAATATCGGCAAATTCCCGTTATCCAACTCCGTCAACAGGTAATGCTTGTCCAGCAAGAATCTAAGTTATTGGGGATGACAGTTGGGGAAGCCTTGGCTTATCCTTTAGTTCTGCGCGGTCTACCAAAGCAAAAGATTCAGGAAAAAGTCAGTTATTGGCAAGAACAACTGCAAATTCCTGAACAATGGTTAGGACGAACTGAGGTGCAACTTGCTGCTGGACAAAGACAGTTAATTGCGATCGCTCGCGCCCTAGTTACCGAACCCCAGATTTTACTTCTAGATGAGCCTACATCAGCCTTAGACACTCCCACATCCACTCACTTAATGAATGTAATCACCCACCTAAATCAACCACCTTCCTCGGCAATTTTGATGGTAAATCGCCAAATAGATTTAGCTCAAGCATTTTGTACCCACCTCTTACATCTTCAGCAAGGTCAATTAGTAGTCAATCAACCTGCCGCTGAAATAGATTGGAATAACTTAGCAACCAGCTTAATCCAAGCCGAAACTCAAGCACTAGCAGAATGGACTTAA
- a CDS encoding protein kinase domain-containing protein, producing MLAGTILQNGKYTILQEIGRGGFGVTFKAMHHYLNQEVVMKTINERLRQHPDFPKFQRQFQDEARRLAACVHPHIVRVSDFFEEDSLPYMVMEYVRGDTLGTAFVLPGIPLPEATAIHYIRQIGAALQVVHNNGLLHRDIKPDNIILRQGTQEVVLIDFGIAREFNNGAKQTHTGLVSEGYAPIEQYLTQAPRTAATDVYGLAATLYALLTAQVPIPALLRDREQMPSPRELQPHLSAAVNQAVNRGMAVEPQFRPTTVAEWLQLLPENRLAVTSPSLPTQAIPTINLSDLQSEYSSKKATFHPLSTPSKIANIGKKTGVSKGIISISIALVAATAGFSMTRILSKPNLQSSPKPSFAQSTYEPIPPKPVVEISPSSPNQKLQNSSFNQSVPLPRLRRKPKNLRVSPEPTPTSNSQEKAPENHNSQPTPTPENTTKKSIPVVTPSPSLMDTLRDSKESQKASPPPENTAPEPRPVVTPPQESQPESSAGVVVPTVETNPNPASEIQQQKEEKPQS from the coding sequence ATGTTAGCAGGAACAATTTTGCAGAATGGAAAATATACCATCCTCCAGGAGATAGGGCGGGGCGGATTTGGTGTTACCTTCAAAGCTATGCACCACTATTTAAATCAAGAAGTGGTGATGAAAACTATCAATGAAAGGTTGCGGCAACATCCCGATTTTCCCAAATTTCAGCGCCAGTTTCAAGATGAAGCCAGGAGATTAGCCGCTTGTGTTCATCCTCATATTGTCCGAGTCAGTGACTTTTTTGAAGAAGACAGTTTACCTTACATGGTAATGGAATATGTTCGTGGAGACACTTTAGGTACAGCATTTGTTTTACCAGGAATCCCCTTACCAGAAGCTACAGCCATTCATTATATCCGCCAAATAGGTGCAGCCTTACAAGTGGTGCATAATAACGGGTTGCTGCACCGAGATATTAAACCAGATAATATTATTTTGCGTCAAGGAACTCAGGAAGTAGTGCTAATTGATTTTGGCATTGCTAGAGAATTTAATAATGGGGCAAAGCAGACACACACAGGTTTAGTCAGTGAGGGATATGCACCCATTGAACAGTATTTAACCCAAGCACCACGCACAGCAGCTACGGATGTTTATGGGTTGGCAGCAACTTTATATGCACTTCTAACAGCACAAGTTCCCATACCTGCATTATTGCGTGATCGAGAACAAATGCCTTCTCCCCGTGAATTACAACCTCATCTGAGTGCGGCTGTTAATCAAGCAGTTAACCGAGGAATGGCTGTAGAACCACAATTTCGCCCCACCACAGTAGCAGAATGGCTGCAACTTTTACCAGAAAATAGGCTGGCTGTCACATCACCAAGTTTACCGACTCAAGCAATCCCTACTATTAATTTATCAGATTTACAATCAGAATATTCATCTAAAAAAGCTACTTTTCATCCCCTTTCGACACCATCAAAAATCGCCAACATTGGCAAAAAAACAGGTGTATCGAAGGGAATTATTAGCATTAGTATTGCTTTGGTTGCAGCGACCGCAGGTTTTAGCATGACGCGGATATTATCAAAACCCAATTTACAATCATCACCGAAACCATCTTTTGCACAATCTACTTATGAACCTATTCCACCTAAACCTGTTGTGGAAATATCACCATCATCTCCAAATCAAAAACTTCAAAATTCCTCATTCAATCAATCTGTACCCTTACCTCGTTTGCGGAGAAAACCTAAAAATCTTCGCGTTTCTCCAGAACCAACTCCTACCAGCAATTCTCAAGAAAAAGCACCTGAGAATCACAACTCTCAACCCACTCCAACTCCCGAAAATACAACAAAGAAATCAATACCAGTTGTGACTCCCTCACCATCCTTAATGGATACCCTGCGCGATTCTAAAGAATCCCAAAAAGCTTCTCCACCTCCAGAAAATACAGCACCAGAACCTCGTCCTGTAGTGACTCCACCCCAGGAATCTCAACCAGAAAGTTCTGCAGGTGTGGTAGTTCCCACTGTGGAAACCAACCCAAACCCAGCGTCGGAAATTCAGCAACAAAAGGAAGAAAAGCCGCAGTCATAA
- a CDS encoding M15 family metallopeptidase translates to MRPYHQIPIIECGEPLVKVPLELFAVESPHPYQKLGANYGGHSPYYLRQSVVENLIQAQNNLQLLCPNWYIQIFDAYRPVAVQQFMVDYSFGEALRERGLTEKELSPQQREDLWKAVYEIWAVPSLDMNAPPPHSTGAAVDITLVNDFGEVVDMGSPIDEMSDRSHPEYYTHSHQEYDANRQLLRDVMLKAGFQRNPREWWHFSFGDQMWAWLYNQSHPQTAMKARYGRLS, encoded by the coding sequence ATGCGACCTTATCACCAAATCCCCATTATTGAATGTGGTGAACCTTTAGTAAAGGTTCCTCTAGAATTGTTCGCGGTGGAGTCTCCTCACCCTTATCAAAAGTTAGGTGCTAATTATGGTGGACATTCACCTTATTATTTGCGCCAAAGTGTTGTTGAAAATTTGATTCAGGCACAAAATAATTTACAATTACTATGTCCTAATTGGTATATTCAAATATTTGATGCTTATCGTCCTGTGGCTGTGCAGCAGTTTATGGTAGATTACAGTTTTGGGGAAGCGTTGCGAGAACGAGGGTTGACTGAAAAGGAATTATCACCCCAGCAACGGGAAGATTTATGGAAGGCGGTTTATGAAATTTGGGCTGTACCTAGTTTAGATATGAACGCCCCTCCTCCCCACAGTACAGGGGCTGCGGTGGATATTACCCTAGTCAATGATTTTGGGGAAGTTGTGGATATGGGTTCACCTATTGATGAAATGTCCGATCGCTCTCATCCAGAATATTATACTCATAGTCATCAAGAGTATGATGCTAACCGTCAACTCTTACGAGATGTTATGTTAAAAGCTGGATTTCAACGCAATCCTAGAGAATGGTGGCATTTTTCCTTTGGTGATCAAATGTGGGCTTGGTTATATAATCAATCTCATCCCCAAACTGCGATGAAAGCACGTTATGGAAGATTAAGTTAA
- a CDS encoding AAA domain-containing protein yields the protein MNNKTKIEDCGYTFIGSAVDNLVRHFEGQSSLQLYPDFRERRELANELLFDLVGKQPGLFYIRRQGTGKESGEEIWELTIATDQDNFQLPKKLKKLGKTLAFKAAIRQDGHGGFKILSAYLLHELRGNIDGYALPYWLRLSPNHQHRLDIPKPLLAKIKNMPICGNHVPTEDQLKAWKAFLKVEERIAKSRQFCVSFLLANNSSNSRQIALEIKVNSATLDGSEENILGVDNFWERVKKAKNQEVNFLNSVPTDKNRRQSRQLGTIEKIDQKHNLIHIRLERELIEYIAKGNYQLPDKGYLFFDAAGDIKQIERKEKALEQLRQGRTQNPYLGNFLFDASQARPIIKRIKLNSKDLLLSSANAGQKAAVEKVLSAEDLVLIQGPPGTGKTTVIAEICYQVALRGGRTLITSQANLAVDNALSRLVHNPVIRAIRKGRAEKVGEEGQPFLEDQVIGTWLQNTATDCENNLSQRHKNIKILNQLLLLLPRFTDYFLAEAEINQQQNELKTEKQTLEASYQNQQLEYQQTLIKQKEIEYLITGLENILKNSTNIDWESSEINNFLPQIKPYTENNQELVDFRENVRQTIKCIEELGFVRPGFGAFGLAIWLQENITTHLSGFKPGLKNANDVGLAISEVAKLVYIFQQYSVSLEKLETDYQKFNTQNDLQPTIQIWENRKREIDYIIEAIVEWKSTAYNNLYQVLKECQQSNLVLTENMVDLPLGLLMFAKTLKLTIVPKNYQISLPDWGVLTKAISYEIEGNFTDRKGKKYDFSYFLQKSFSQIPIVLSKPDQIQWQTTYQKLQNYQLLNPKQRKLLVENTQVFLIRLEKIYGNSFEWKNIEATLTRITQELLDIILVHARQCVLRVKTEAEQQLQILHQQFQELPQNAISSEQISEAKFQVKKSKEAANLKLAEVIHNLQALHKQQNIPLPLRIMAEKYLTRQANIWEQTQEFSQQVKFWENRVNEMETLISSLAPFTILATIKDSLNQEFINLQAEADIYKQEIEELQRKISDLEQKLQLHLSDSLISERNWWQSIWQTIPDKLKPELSNDNLFDSDSLCSIQNKFKSWKRQLKSEENYLQKYQNFVKDWVAKLRKPSEQDSKDLRGIYLDNANVVGITCVQAANYNFSEEFQSFDVVIIDEVSKCTPPELLIPALKGKKLVMVGDHRQLPPMLDTSTVEEVAKTMGNTREELQFLEESLFKSQFETADKSIKKMLNTQYRMHPMIMGAINQFYHGKLECGILEPDTKRAHNLAGEIIQPDHHLCWVKMPRENQFQEERNGTSFFNIKEIDVIESICQQFERVWVHKVANGEPRKEIAVITFYGAQLRKIDERLQSELFPSLQIRTGTVDRFQGMERPVVIVSMVRNNLQGDVGFANKPERVNVAFSRAQELLVIVGCHDLFTAKPGTVGNMYSEVANTVNYYGGFIDVSCFCS from the coding sequence ATGAATAATAAAACAAAGATAGAAGATTGTGGTTATACATTCATAGGTTCAGCCGTTGATAATTTAGTTCGCCATTTTGAAGGTCAATCATCCCTACAATTATATCCTGACTTTCGAGAACGGCGAGAACTTGCCAATGAATTATTATTTGATTTAGTTGGTAAACAACCGGGGTTATTTTATATTCGTCGTCAAGGAACAGGAAAAGAATCAGGAGAAGAGATTTGGGAACTAACTATAGCCACAGACCAAGATAACTTTCAACTTCCAAAAAAATTAAAAAAGCTAGGAAAGACCCTAGCATTCAAAGCTGCCATTCGTCAAGATGGACATGGCGGATTTAAAATTTTATCAGCTTATTTACTACATGAATTGCGAGGAAATATTGACGGCTATGCCTTACCCTATTGGTTGCGACTAAGCCCAAATCATCAACATCGTTTGGATATTCCCAAACCATTATTGGCAAAAATAAAAAATATGCCAATTTGCGGAAATCATGTCCCCACCGAAGATCAACTTAAAGCTTGGAAAGCCTTCTTAAAAGTAGAAGAACGTATTGCTAAATCACGCCAATTTTGTGTATCTTTTCTGCTTGCTAACAATAGCTCAAATTCTCGACAAATCGCGTTAGAAATTAAAGTTAACTCAGCCACATTAGATGGTTCTGAAGAGAATATTTTAGGTGTGGATAATTTCTGGGAACGAGTCAAAAAAGCCAAAAATCAGGAAGTCAACTTTCTCAATTCCGTACCGACAGATAAAAATCGTCGCCAGAGTCGTCAATTAGGAACTATTGAAAAAATTGATCAAAAACATAATCTTATTCATATTCGCCTAGAACGAGAACTAATTGAATATATAGCCAAAGGTAATTATCAACTTCCTGACAAAGGCTACTTATTTTTTGATGCTGCTGGAGACATCAAACAAATCGAACGCAAAGAAAAAGCTCTAGAACAATTAAGACAAGGACGCACTCAAAATCCCTATTTAGGTAACTTTCTCTTTGACGCTTCCCAAGCCAGACCGATTATCAAAAGGATTAAACTAAACTCAAAAGACTTATTATTATCCTCCGCAAATGCTGGACAAAAAGCCGCAGTCGAAAAAGTCTTGTCTGCAGAAGACTTAGTGTTGATTCAAGGACCACCAGGTACAGGAAAAACTACCGTAATTGCGGAAATTTGCTATCAGGTAGCCTTGCGTGGAGGACGGACATTAATTACCTCTCAAGCCAATTTAGCCGTTGATAACGCCCTCAGTCGCTTAGTTCATAATCCCGTTATTCGCGCTATTAGAAAAGGACGAGCCGAAAAAGTTGGCGAAGAAGGACAGCCATTTTTAGAAGATCAAGTAATCGGCACATGGCTACAAAATACGGCGACTGACTGTGAAAATAATCTCAGTCAACGGCACAAAAATATCAAAATCCTCAATCAATTATTACTATTATTACCACGATTTACAGACTATTTTCTCGCAGAAGCAGAAATAAATCAGCAACAGAATGAACTTAAAACTGAAAAACAAACTTTAGAAGCCTCTTATCAAAATCAACAGCTTGAATATCAGCAAACATTAATCAAGCAAAAAGAAATTGAATATTTAATTACTGGTTTAGAAAATATCCTGAAAAATTCCACAAATATAGATTGGGAATCTTCGGAAATTAACAATTTTTTACCACAAATTAAACCTTATACAGAAAATAACCAAGAATTAGTAGATTTTCGAGAAAATGTGCGTCAAACTATCAAATGTATTGAAGAACTGGGTTTTGTCCGTCCAGGTTTTGGTGCATTTGGATTAGCGATTTGGTTACAGGAAAATATCACGACTCATCTTTCTGGATTTAAACCAGGATTAAAAAATGCTAATGATGTAGGTTTAGCCATTTCCGAAGTAGCCAAATTGGTTTATATTTTTCAACAGTATTCTGTATCCTTGGAGAAATTAGAAACAGATTATCAGAAATTTAATACCCAAAATGATTTACAGCCAACAATCCAAATTTGGGAAAATCGCAAACGGGAAATTGATTATATTATTGAAGCCATTGTCGAATGGAAATCTACAGCTTACAACAACTTGTATCAAGTTTTAAAAGAATGTCAACAATCTAATTTAGTTTTAACAGAAAACATGGTAGATTTACCATTAGGTTTATTGATGTTTGCCAAGACATTAAAATTAACTATTGTTCCCAAAAATTATCAAATCAGTTTGCCAGATTGGGGAGTATTAACAAAAGCCATATCTTATGAAATAGAAGGTAACTTTACAGATAGAAAAGGTAAAAAATATGATTTTAGTTATTTTTTACAGAAAAGTTTTAGTCAGATTCCGATAGTATTATCAAAACCCGATCAAATTCAATGGCAAACAACCTATCAAAAACTCCAAAATTATCAACTCCTCAATCCTAAACAGCGAAAATTGCTAGTTGAAAATACTCAAGTCTTTTTAATTAGATTGGAAAAAATTTATGGTAATTCCTTTGAATGGAAGAATATTGAAGCTACTCTTACCCGTATTACCCAAGAATTACTAGATATTATCTTAGTTCATGCCCGTCAATGTGTTTTAAGAGTTAAAACTGAAGCTGAACAACAATTACAAATCTTACACCAGCAATTTCAAGAACTTCCGCAAAATGCAATTTCTTCAGAACAAATATCTGAAGCTAAATTTCAGGTAAAAAAAAGCAAAGAAGCTGCTAATTTAAAACTAGCAGAAGTTATCCATAACTTACAAGCACTGCATAAACAGCAAAATATCCCTTTGCCATTAAGGATTATGGCAGAAAAATATCTGACTAGACAAGCAAATATTTGGGAACAAACACAGGAATTTTCTCAGCAAGTAAAATTTTGGGAAAATCGCGTCAATGAAATGGAAACTCTGATTTCCTCATTAGCACCTTTTACCATTTTAGCAACTATTAAAGACTCTTTAAATCAGGAGTTCATAAATTTGCAAGCAGAAGCTGATATTTATAAACAAGAAATTGAAGAATTACAAAGAAAAATATCTGATTTAGAACAGAAATTACAATTACATTTATCAGATAGTTTAATTAGCGAACGGAATTGGTGGCAGTCAATTTGGCAAACAATCCCAGATAAACTCAAACCAGAATTATCTAATGATAATTTATTTGATTCAGACTCTTTATGCAGTATTCAAAATAAATTTAAGTCATGGAAACGACAGCTAAAAAGTGAAGAAAATTATTTGCAAAAATATCAAAACTTTGTGAAAGATTGGGTTGCAAAACTTCGTAAACCTTCAGAACAAGATAGTAAAGATTTAAGGGGGATTTATTTAGATAATGCTAACGTTGTCGGTATTACTTGCGTTCAAGCGGCAAATTATAATTTCTCAGAAGAATTTCAATCTTTTGATGTTGTGATTATTGATGAAGTTAGTAAATGCACTCCTCCAGAATTGCTAATTCCGGCTTTAAAAGGTAAAAAATTAGTCATGGTAGGAGATCATCGGCAATTACCACCTATGCTTGATACTAGCACTGTGGAAGAAGTTGCGAAAACAATGGGTAATACCAGAGAAGAATTGCAATTTTTAGAAGAGTCATTATTTAAAAGTCAGTTTGAAACCGCCGATAAAAGCATTAAAAAAATGCTGAATACTCAATATCGAATGCACCCGATGATTATGGGCGCAATTAATCAATTTTATCATGGTAAATTGGAATGTGGGATTTTAGAACCTGATACAAAACGCGCTCATAATTTAGCAGGGGAAATTATTCAACCGGATCATCATCTATGTTGGGTAAAAATGCCTAGAGAAAATCAATTTCAAGAAGAACGCAATGGAACTTCATTTTTTAATATTAAGGAAATTGATGTGATTGAAAGTATCTGTCAGCAATTTGAGCGGGTTTGGGTGCATAAAGTTGCAAATGGAGAACCAAGAAAAGAAATAGCTGTAATTACATTTTATGGCGCTCAATTACGAAAAATTGATGAACGGTTGCAATCTGAGCTTTTCCCTTCTTTACAAATTAGAACAGGTACAGTTGATAGATTTCAAGGTATGGAAAGACCAGTAGTAATTGTCAGTATGGTACGGAATAATCTTCAAGGAGATGTGGGATTTGCAAATAAACCAGAACGGGTGAATGTGGCTTTTTCTCGCGCTCAAGAATTATTAGTAATTGTCGGTTGTCACGATTTATTTACAGCTAAACCCGGTACAGTGGGTAATATGTATTCTGAAGTTGCCAACACTGTTAATTATTATGGAGGTTTTATTGATGTTTCCTGCTTCTGTAGTTAA
- a CDS encoding Hsp70 family protein, with the protein MTLDSKKIKVVAAIDFGTSRSGYAYAFKDDKRVIGRYEWDKQPFPYIKTLTQSLYNGDRKLETWGYAALSRLAELRQAKNAKDYSFFPTFKMALRESRKRTDEGPIATANNGQEFPVINLVADYLRQLGGLLRKELDNATSGELKDHEILWCLTIPAIWKDEEKSFMRRAAIKAGLITDSDDDRERLLLVLEPEAAAIYCQEKDQAELEAGNRFMVIDCGGGTVDITVHEVSPHGGLDEATEGSGGAYGSTCVDKEFREYLVTKLTAQALMRYEEEDPVGWLELMANWERKKCDFDPTTTATTYFEIPNRLYKILSKDHPQVLEQLADEQEGDDEKVHLSKETMQGFFEPVLDGLVRKVKEQFVRLDDRGCDILYVVGGFSTSPVLRQRIQKEFGSWIKVVMPSDPGAAIVQGAASFGINPESIRSRRSHLTYGCQSCQPFDEKYDCNQKSNRQYLEDQGDWHIFNRFRSFVLAGESVGVNEVVTHSFYPVTADQTVINFKFYATRKQNPRYVDESEIEELGELDVDISSTVGTRDRPVEVSMNFGKTEIAVTAIDIKTGKTYNTALRFSSTYSIE; encoded by the coding sequence GTGACCCTTGATAGCAAGAAGATCAAAGTTGTGGCAGCCATTGACTTTGGAACATCGCGTTCAGGCTATGCCTATGCCTTTAAAGACGATAAACGGGTTATCGGGCGCTATGAATGGGACAAACAACCCTTTCCGTACATCAAAACTTTGACGCAAAGCCTCTATAACGGCGATCGCAAATTGGAAACATGGGGATATGCTGCCTTATCCCGATTAGCGGAACTGCGTCAAGCCAAAAACGCTAAAGACTACAGCTTTTTTCCTACCTTTAAAATGGCACTGCGAGAAAGCCGTAAACGTACTGATGAAGGTCCCATTGCCACAGCTAACAACGGACAAGAATTTCCAGTCATTAACCTTGTAGCTGATTACCTCCGTCAACTAGGTGGATTATTGCGTAAAGAACTGGATAATGCTACCAGTGGTGAACTTAAAGATCACGAAATTCTTTGGTGTTTAACTATTCCTGCCATTTGGAAGGATGAAGAAAAATCTTTCATGCGTCGTGCTGCTATCAAAGCAGGACTAATTACTGACAGCGATGATGATCGGGAGCGCCTGTTACTGGTTCTCGAACCTGAAGCGGCCGCTATTTACTGTCAAGAAAAAGACCAAGCAGAACTAGAAGCTGGTAACCGCTTCATGGTTATAGATTGTGGTGGTGGTACTGTTGATATTACAGTCCATGAGGTTTCCCCGCATGGTGGTCTAGATGAAGCAACAGAAGGCAGTGGTGGAGCTTATGGTTCAACCTGTGTGGACAAAGAGTTTCGGGAATACTTGGTCACTAAATTGACGGCTCAAGCCTTGATGAGGTATGAAGAAGAAGACCCAGTTGGATGGTTAGAACTGATGGCAAACTGGGAACGGAAAAAGTGTGACTTTGACCCTACCACAACAGCCACAACTTATTTTGAAATTCCCAACCGACTCTACAAAATCCTCTCTAAAGACCATCCCCAGGTATTAGAACAACTTGCTGATGAACAGGAAGGCGATGATGAAAAAGTTCATCTTAGTAAAGAAACCATGCAGGGCTTTTTTGAGCCTGTATTGGATGGTCTGGTACGAAAAGTAAAAGAACAATTTGTCAGGCTAGATGATCGCGGATGTGACATTCTCTATGTGGTTGGTGGATTTTCTACATCCCCAGTTTTACGTCAACGGATTCAGAAAGAGTTTGGGAGTTGGATTAAGGTTGTTATGCCATCAGATCCGGGTGCTGCTATTGTCCAAGGGGCAGCTTCATTTGGTATCAATCCAGAAAGCATCCGCTCACGTCGTTCACATCTTACTTATGGTTGTCAAAGTTGTCAACCATTCGATGAAAAGTACGATTGCAATCAAAAAAGCAACCGACAATATTTAGAAGACCAAGGTGACTGGCATATTTTCAATCGTTTTAGATCTTTTGTATTGGCGGGTGAAAGTGTCGGTGTGAATGAAGTTGTCACTCATTCCTTCTACCCTGTAACTGCCGATCAAACAGTCATTAACTTTAAATTTTATGCAACGCGGAAACAGAATCCACGCTATGTCGATGAGTCGGAGATAGAAGAATTAGGTGAATTAGATGTTGATATTTCCTCAACAGTAGGAACACGCGATCGCCCTGTGGAAGTTTCCATGAATTTTGGTAAAACTGAGATTGCTGTCACAGCTATAGATATCAAAACAGGAAAAACTTACAACACTGCTTTGCGATTTTCTTCTACCTACTCGATTGAATAA
- a CDS encoding response regulator transcription factor — translation MGSVCIEIVEGNPHLRSLLGWHLQQLEYRVHQAASIYQAKEVFISHQPTLVILDADLSDGDGVEFCRWLHRQQQPLILMLSARTNEADIVTGLKAGADDYLSKPFGMQEFLARVEAIIRRNRTPTAPAYLDYGSLQIDLVQRRVRFQGEFIDLTPQEFSLLYVLAQAGGVPLSRSELLRRAWPDAIDNPRTIDTHVLSLRKKVELDPRQPSLIQTIRNVGYRFNMEILNVNVPQTQTKLPRERFTNQIPVLTTQSS, via the coding sequence GTGGGTTCGGTTTGTATAGAAATTGTTGAGGGGAATCCCCATCTGAGGTCGTTGTTGGGTTGGCACTTGCAACAACTAGAATACCGAGTTCATCAAGCTGCCAGTATTTATCAAGCAAAAGAAGTGTTTATCAGCCATCAACCCACTCTAGTCATTCTAGATGCGGATTTATCGGATGGGGATGGGGTAGAGTTTTGCCGCTGGTTACATCGTCAACAGCAGCCTTTGATTCTCATGTTATCTGCTCGTACAAATGAAGCTGATATTGTGACGGGATTAAAAGCGGGTGCGGACGATTATTTAAGCAAACCTTTTGGAATGCAAGAATTTTTGGCTAGGGTTGAGGCAATTATTCGCCGTAACCGGACACCTACTGCACCAGCTTATTTAGATTATGGCAGTTTGCAAATTGATTTAGTTCAGCGTCGGGTGCGTTTTCAAGGAGAGTTTATTGATTTAACGCCCCAGGAGTTCAGTTTATTATACGTTTTAGCACAAGCTGGAGGAGTGCCTTTAAGTAGATCGGAATTATTACGTCGTGCTTGGCCTGATGCTATTGATAATCCCCGTACTATTGATACTCATGTTTTATCGCTACGGAAAAAGGTGGAACTTGATCCACGTCAACCCAGTTTAATTCAAACTATCCGCAATGTGGGATACAGATTTAACATGGAAATTTTGAATGTTAATGTTCCACAAACACAAACAAAATTACCAAGAGAAAGATTTACTAATCAAATTCCTGTACTAACTACTCAAAGTTCATGA